One region of Zingiber officinale cultivar Zhangliang chromosome 7B, Zo_v1.1, whole genome shotgun sequence genomic DNA includes:
- the LOC122003635 gene encoding uncharacterized protein LOC122003635 codes for MASPAKRYPAPRCQLPGFRKLSTQGRRPLLKPRETKKLAKGIELSPKGACFFTPEKKKSSATLEKGELETGGAGLEDKELAGRSKANALRRSILEEAMNSLPAHGAGRVMYIVKTFDWLQSIPTEAEEEEEKRKVKNWALPGLEFRPKAKLSDLSPLPVSCSAEWIAEERGSAEHSLVKNKDKRASSGTHESGERQRSNQNSKASSKRSRNTRPKVESPPPSKLRTRFPTAKASLSKSKWKKKDT; via the exons ATGGCTAGTCCAGCAAAGAGATACCCAGCCCCCAGATGCCAACTGCCGGGATTCAGGAAGCTCTCAACTCAAGGCCGAAGACCGTTGTTGAAGCCTCGCGAAACAAAGAAGCTCGCGAAGGGGATCGAATTGTCCCCAAAGGGCGCTTGTTTTTTCActccggagaagaagaagagttctGCAACTCTTGAAAAGGGGGAATTGGAAACAGGAGGTGCGGGTTTGGAGGATAAGGAGTTGGCGGGGAGGTCGAAAGCGAATGCTTTAAGGCGATCCATACTGGAAGAGGCGATGAACAGCCTGCCTGCGCATGGGGCAGGGCGCGTCATGTACATAGTCAAGACTTTCGATTGGCTTCAGTCGATTCCAAcggaagcagaggaagaagaggaaaagagaaagGTGAAGAATTGGGCATTGCCCGGGTTGGAGTTTCGTCCCAAGGCCAAGTTGAGTGATCTATCACCTTTGCCTGTATCATGTTCGGCAGAATGGATAGCTGAAGAACGAGGTTCAGCAGAGCACTCATTGGTGAAGAACAAGGATAAAAG AGCAAGCAGTGGAACCCATGAATCTGGTGAACGGCAAAGGAGCAACCAAAAT AGCAAGGCTTCATCAAAAAGAAGCAGGAACACTAGACCTAAAGTGGAAAGTCCACCGCCTTCCAAATTAAGGACAAG GTTTCCAACTGCAAAAGCTTCCTTGAGCAAATCAAAATGGAAAAAGAAAGACACCTGA